The Flavobacterium commune genome contains the following window.
TTTGCAAAATGTATATACTTTAAGAAAAGCCAATCTTTCTATTGTGGCTGCCAAATATCAATTGCAAAAAATGCAGGAAGACATTGCGCTAAATGTAGCCAATGCGTATTTGCAAGTGTTGTTTAATAAAGAAAATTTGAAGGTTCAAAACGAGCAATTGGCTATTGATAATAAACAATTGAGCCGAACGCAGGAATTGGTAAATGCCGGTAATTTGCCTAAAGGCGATTTATTGGATGTAAAAGCAACTATCGCAGCGGATAATCAAAAAGTGATTAATGCTCAAAATACCTTGTTGATTTCAAAGCTGAGTTTGGCACAATTACTACAATTGGATAGTTTTGAAAATTTTGATGTTGTTGATGTAAATGAGTTTCAAATGGAACAATCACTTTTATCTCAAACACCAACTTCAATTTACGATAAAGCAAAACAGCAACGGGTGGAGTTGAAAATAGCTCAGACCAATCTGGAAATAGCCGAGAAAAATGTTGCTATAGCAAGAGCAGCTTATCAACCCACTTTGAGAGGTTTTTATAATTTTAATAGTCGTGTTTCTTATGCCGATGTGGCTTTGAGAGACAATACGGGGGCTGTTATTGGAACACAAGCGCCACCTAGTTTTGTTGATCAGTTTAGTGATAATAAAGGACAGTCTTTTGGGGCACAATTGAATATTCCTATTTTTAGTGGTTTTGCAGTTCGCAACAATGTGGAGCGAAATAAAGTCAATTTAGAAAAATCTAAAATTGCCTTAGAACAGCAGGAATTAGATTTACAGCGTAATGTTTACACTGCTTTTACTGATGCTAAAGGAGCTTTGAAAGCTTATGAATCGGCAATTGAAGCCTTAGATGCCAGAACGCAGTCTTACAATTATTCGAAAGAAAAATTTGAAGTAGGTTTGATGAATGCTTTCGAATTAAGTCAGTCGCAAACCTTATTGGCTAATGCGCAATCGGAAGTAATAAGAACTAAATACGATTATATTTTTAAAACTAAAATTTTAGAATTCTATTTTGGAATTCCAATCCTAAAAAAATAAATAAGTCATGTCAAAGAAAAATATTTATATCCTTCTTGCTGTTTTTGTAGTTGTAATTGGTTCATTGTTATATTTCGGAAAAGAAGGCATTTTTGGAAACAAAGAAGATGCTAAAGAGATAGAAATAACAAAAGTAATTCCGATGACTATTGTTGAAACTGTATCAGCAACAGGGAAAATCCAACCTGAAATTGAAGTTAAAATAGCACCCGAAGTTTCCGGAGAAATTATTTTGTTAAATGTAAAAGAAGGTCAGGTGGTTAAAAAAGGCGATTTATTAGTAAAAATAAATCCTGATTTATATACCTCAAGTTACAATCGTTCGGTTTCTAATTTATCCGGAACAAAGGCAGGTTTAACCCAGTCAGAAGCCAGTTTTAAAGAGGCAAAAGCTAATTATGAAAGAAACAAAACTTTATATGAAAAAGGAGTGATTTCAAGATCGGATTGGGATAAGTCAATTGCATCTTTTGAGGTAGCAAAGGCTACTCGACAGTCGGCTTATTATAATGTGCAGAGTGCTTCGGCCTCGGTTAATGAGGCTAAGGATAATTTAGGAAGAACAACTATTTATGCTCCGGCTGACGGAACAATTTCGGTATTGAATGTCGAGATAGGCGAACGTGTTTTAGGAACGCAACAAATGGCAGGAACAGAGCTTTTAAGAGTCGCCAATTTGAATAATATGGAAGTGGAAGTAGATGTTAACGAAAATGATATTGTAAAAATAAAAGTTGGCGATTTGGCTAATGTTGAAGTCGATGCTTATTTGAAAAAACAATTCAAAGGAGTGGTAACCAGTATTTCTAATTCGGCCAGTTCTACTTTAACAGCCGATCAGGTGACTAATTTTAAAGTAAAAGTTCGAATCCAAAAAGAGTCTTATCAGGATTTATTAGTTGGAAAACCGGAAACCTATTCGCCATTCAGACCAGGAATGACGGCTACGGTAGATATTATTACTAAGACGAAGAAGAATGTTTTGGCAGTGCCAATTAGTTCTGTTGTAGTGAAATCGGATACTACGGCTGTAGCAGTTTCGGATAAGGAATTTTCAAATCCTGATGAAGAGAAAAAAGAAGCACCTAAAAGCGATAAAAAATACGAATGTGTTTTCTTAAAAGTAGGTGATAAGGCTAAGATTAAGATTGTAAAAACCGGAATTCAGGATGATACTAATATTGAAATTCTAAGCGGAGTTAAAAAAGGAGATGAAGTAATAACCGGACCTTATACGATAGTGAGTAAAGAACTGAATTCGGGAAATAAAGTAACAGTGAAATCCGAAAATAAGAAGAAATAAGTGTTATGGTTAGACTGTTTTTTTAATTTTTTAGACCTTTGCAAAAAAATAAGACATTGAATTATATACTTAACATAGAAACAACAACAAAGAATTGTTCGGTTTCCATTGCCAAAGAAGGTAAGACTTTGGTTTGTAATGAAATTGCCGAAGAAGGTTATTCGCATGCTGAACGTTTACACGTATTTATTGAAGAAAGTATTGTTGCAGCCGGAATCACTTTTAAGGATTTAGTGGCTATCGCAGTGAGTCAGGGTCCGGGTTCTTATACAGGACTTCGAATAGGAGTTTCGGCAGCAAAAGGATTGTGTTTTGCGCTAGGAATTCCGTTGATTGCTGTGGATACTTTACAGGCTTTAGCAGCTAAGGCAAGCGTTGATAGTGGTTTAATTGTTCCCATGCTGGATGCGAGAAGAATGGAAGTGTATAGTGCTGTTTTTTCGACTGATTTAGAATCTAAAAGAGCTATTCTTGCTGAAGTTATCACCGAAGATTCTTTTCAGGAATTTGATGAAACCTTATATTTTGTGGGCGATTGTGCCGAGAAATGTAAAGAAGTATTAACCCAACCTAATTTTGTTTTTTTAGAAGATATAAAATATCCTTCGGCGAACCAAATGAGTACTTTGAGTTATCAAAAATACTTAAAAGAAGATTTTGTAGATGTGGCTTATTTTGAGCCTTATTATCTGAAAGATTTTATGATAACTACCTCGAAGAAATAATGAAGTTATTTTTAATCTTATTTTGATACAGTTCAAAACCAAAAAATACTCCATCGTACAGCAATGCTTAATCAGCATGGTATTGGTATTTGTGGTTTCTATAATTTGTTTTTTCTTGCCAAAATATATCGATTATCGGATAACAGCCTTAGTTTTATTAATGACAGTTTCGTTCGTAGCGATGCTTTTTGATATTTTGCCAGTGTTGTTAACGGCTGTTTTAAGTGGTTTGATATTGAACTATTTTTTCATTCAGCCTATTTTTACTTTTCATATTGCTGATACCGAAGATATTCTACTCTTCTTGATGTATCTCATTATTGCATTAGTGAATGCAGTATTGACATTCAAAATTAGGGAAGCCGAAAATAAAGCACGTGATAAAGAGGAAAAAGTAAAAACAATACAACTTTACGACACCTTACTGAATTCACTTTCTCATGAGTTGCGAACTCCAATTGCTACCATTATTGGCTCTATTGATATTCTCAAAGAAAACAAAAACAAACTTTCTGAAACAAATCAAACGGAATTGCTAGAAGAAATTGATAAGGCCAGCATTCGACTCAACGGACAAGTAGAAAATTTATTAAACATGAGCCGACTGGAAACGGGAATGTTAAAGTTAAAACAAGACTGGTGCGATATAAACGAGCTTATTTATACCGTAATCCAAAAAAGTGATTCGATAAAACACAATCATACGATTCATTTTATTCCAAATGAAAAATTACCATTGTTCAAATTAGACGCCGGGTTGATTAAAGAAATCATCCAGAATTTAGTCACCAATGCCATTCAATATACTCCTGAATATACCATTATAACAATTGATGTTCAGTATCAATCCGATTGTTGTGTTTTATCTGTTTCTGATACCGGAAACGGTTTTCCCGAAAATGAAATACAATTTGCATTTGATAAATTTTACCGTTTGCCCAATACAAAAACCGGAGGAAGCGGTCTGGGTTTGTCTATTGTAAAAGGTTTTGTTGAAGCGCATAATGGGATAA
Protein-coding sequences here:
- a CDS encoding TolC family protein, whose protein sequence is MSPKKYFSSLFFIIISFYSNAQSRQWSLEDCVKYAIDHNISIRQSDLDIQTAQIDKKDAFGSFLPNVSASASHSWNIGLNINPVTNIAATQTTQFTSAGANVGIDIYKGLQNVYTLRKANLSIVAAKYQLQKMQEDIALNVANAYLQVLFNKENLKVQNEQLAIDNKQLSRTQELVNAGNLPKGDLLDVKATIAADNQKVINAQNTLLISKLSLAQLLQLDSFENFDVVDVNEFQMEQSLLSQTPTSIYDKAKQQRVELKIAQTNLEIAEKNVAIARAAYQPTLRGFYNFNSRVSYADVALRDNTGAVIGTQAPPSFVDQFSDNKGQSFGAQLNIPIFSGFAVRNNVERNKVNLEKSKIALEQQELDLQRNVYTAFTDAKGALKAYESAIEALDARTQSYNYSKEKFEVGLMNAFELSQSQTLLANAQSEVIRTKYDYIFKTKILEFYFGIPILKK
- a CDS encoding efflux RND transporter periplasmic adaptor subunit, with the protein product MSKKNIYILLAVFVVVIGSLLYFGKEGIFGNKEDAKEIEITKVIPMTIVETVSATGKIQPEIEVKIAPEVSGEIILLNVKEGQVVKKGDLLVKINPDLYTSSYNRSVSNLSGTKAGLTQSEASFKEAKANYERNKTLYEKGVISRSDWDKSIASFEVAKATRQSAYYNVQSASASVNEAKDNLGRTTIYAPADGTISVLNVEIGERVLGTQQMAGTELLRVANLNNMEVEVDVNENDIVKIKVGDLANVEVDAYLKKQFKGVVTSISNSASSTLTADQVTNFKVKVRIQKESYQDLLVGKPETYSPFRPGMTATVDIITKTKKNVLAVPISSVVVKSDTTAVAVSDKEFSNPDEEKKEAPKSDKKYECVFLKVGDKAKIKIVKTGIQDDTNIEILSGVKKGDEVITGPYTIVSKELNSGNKVTVKSENKKK
- the tsaB gene encoding tRNA (adenosine(37)-N6)-threonylcarbamoyltransferase complex dimerization subunit type 1 TsaB, whose translation is MNYILNIETTTKNCSVSIAKEGKTLVCNEIAEEGYSHAERLHVFIEESIVAAGITFKDLVAIAVSQGPGSYTGLRIGVSAAKGLCFALGIPLIAVDTLQALAAKASVDSGLIVPMLDARRMEVYSAVFSTDLESKRAILAEVITEDSFQEFDETLYFVGDCAEKCKEVLTQPNFVFLEDIKYPSANQMSTLSYQKYLKEDFVDVAYFEPYYLKDFMITTSKK
- a CDS encoding sensor histidine kinase, which produces MVLVFVVSIICFFLPKYIDYRITALVLLMTVSFVAMLFDILPVLLTAVLSGLILNYFFIQPIFTFHIADTEDILLFLMYLIIALVNAVLTFKIREAENKARDKEEKVKTIQLYDTLLNSLSHELRTPIATIIGSIDILKENKNKLSETNQTELLEEIDKASIRLNGQVENLLNMSRLETGMLKLKQDWCDINELIYTVIQKSDSIKHNHTIHFIPNEKLPLFKLDAGLIKEIIQNLVTNAIQYTPEYTIITIDVQYQSDCCVLSVSDTGNGFPENEIQFAFDKFYRLPNTKTGGSGLGLSIVKGFVEAHNGIIRLENNSSHSGACFTISIPTETSYLNHLKNE